The Chitinophagales bacterium genome includes a window with the following:
- the upp gene encoding uracil phosphoribosyltransferase, with amino-acid sequence MIYKLQDVHSVANNYLNELRDEKIQKDRMRFRTNIERIASILAYEASKSLHYGSLSVQTPLGQKESHSISDNIVIASVLRAGLPMHYAVLNVFDTADNCFVSAYRKHHKSGEFEIRLEYVASPNLDGKTLILCDPMIASGSSILATLDQLNRYGKPSRIIILGIIGSVQGVETVSKKHPYIDIFIGDIDDELTAKSYIVPGLGDAGDLCFGDKMES; translated from the coding sequence ATGATATATAAATTGCAAGATGTCCATTCTGTTGCGAATAACTATTTGAACGAATTGCGTGATGAGAAGATACAAAAGGATCGCATGCGTTTTCGTACCAATATTGAACGTATAGCAAGTATTCTGGCCTATGAAGCTAGTAAGTCATTGCATTATGGTTCATTAAGTGTGCAAACACCTCTCGGTCAGAAAGAATCTCATTCGATAAGTGATAATATAGTCATAGCTAGTGTACTGAGAGCTGGTCTACCTATGCACTATGCGGTCTTGAATGTCTTTGATACGGCAGATAATTGTTTCGTTAGTGCCTATAGAAAACATCATAAGTCGGGTGAGTTTGAGATTCGATTAGAATATGTCGCAAGTCCCAATCTTGATGGAAAAACGCTAATACTTTGTGATCCTATGATTGCTTCTGGATCTAGTATTTTAGCCACTTTAGATCAGTTAAATCGTTATGGCAAGCCTTCGAGGATAATTATATTAGGTATAATAGGCAGTGTACAAGGAGTAGAAACAGTTTCCAAAAAACACCCATATATTGATATTTTTATAGGAGATATAGATGATGAACTCACTGCTAAAAGCTATATTGTTCCTGGGCTAGGTGATGCCGGAGATCTTTGCTTTGGCGATAAAATGGAAAGTTAA